The nucleotide sequence CCGCAACGGCCCGCAACCGTCGTTTGCAACCATGCAAAAAATAGATATAAAGAAAGatattacccaaaaaaaaaaaaaaaaaaaaaactgaattatCTATGATATGTCAGTTAAGTGACCTTATGAAGAATTGTGGGACTCTTCCCCCATCGAAGAACGGCTTGATTCTCGGGGTGGAACATTGCAAAGTATCCGAGAAGCAACAAAGATTCAAGCAAAAGCAATCCAGTCTGAAACAAGCAAAATATTATGAAAATCACTCGGCACTTTTataaaaaagcaaaaaaaaaaaaaaaaaaaaaaaaaaaaactatgattATATACATCACCTGATCAGTAGCAGATCCCCATTTGGTGGTACAATGGGAAAGAAGATAGCTCATCAGATGAAAAAACTCCATCTTTAGGTCTGGTCTTGCCTATTCAggtcaacaaaaaaaaaatagtcAAATACATCAACTTCGATGTACAGAATTAAGACAAGGAATTACAAATTAGATATGTATGTTTGAATAAAATTAACTTATGAGATTTGATAAAAAGTAGAGTTGTAGTGACTTTCTCAGTCTATGAATTTACATTTAATTTGGGAATTATAAAATGAAATGAAGATAGTATGTAAAAATGGAAGTGTACTTACGAGCATCATCTGAATGAAGTTGACATCAATTAAAGCTAGATTGTTCAAAACCTTGAGCACCCCAGTTGCTACTTCCTCAAAATTACTTGGTAGAACGTACGAGCCCTGCcagttaataattaataacaagatatatatatatatatatatatatatatatatatatatatatatatatatatatatatatatatatatatatatatcacactttGATAAGAACATATGAAAAAATATAAAACAATCTTATTATTCAATATCTTTAATTAATAACTCATAATATAAATACTTAAACAGTGAGATCGATATAACATAAACAAAAAAAACAAATACAAAATGTGTAATGCATATGCACCTGAATAAGGTCGACATATATATTTGTTAACATTAACCATataaataatatcataataatactaattactaattacaattaataatattaataataaaaaattaatcaACAAGTgcagtatatatattattaaataaatgtggTAATCTAACCTATTAACTTTCAGACAAATTAATGACCTGTGAACTTAGAATTCGATCAGAGAGCAGATGATTGAAAGTTGCATGTAAGTATTCTTATTTCTTACAGCCTCCTACAGTGTTCTATATTgtcaaataataatataattgtaattataaagtTTTTTATTTAGGTTTTGCTAACGTATGCCACTATGCCCCCGTGGAATACGTTAAAGCGCATTTAATAAAGTTGGAATGTCCTTAAACAGTAGAATTTGCATTTAATACTCATTAATTCAAACTAATGGTTACCCTGTTTATTCTTATATTCATTCATAACAAATTCTGATATTTAAGGAAATTTCGAATTTATTATATACACCTTAACGTATGCCACGGAGGCCATACGCTAGCAAAACCCTAACTTGTTATGACTCATTAACTAACATGTCCTTTTTGCCGCCATACATGTCTGTATATATACatgaaattaaaaataaaataaaaataaaaaaatttacctGCTCGGAAGACAATCTGTTATTAGCCTGCAATAGCACAGCTGTCAATAAAGAAGGAATACAGACCAATCCCGTTTCCGATATTGCCGAAAGTAAATACGCCACAGGCTGCGTATGTCTTGTTTTATTTCCATCTTTTTGTTCTTTAACACTATCCTTCTCATCCTTCTTACATACATCATCCAACGGTTGATCTTCGGGTACATCTTGCAACCATTTACAAGACGCTTCACTATTTCCTACCGAATCAAAAAGATACCTTAATTCCACATCACCCATCGAACTTTCACTCATTGGCAACGGTTCAAGTGGATACGATTCCCAATCAATCGAAGATTTGGCCCGATGTCTAGAAGTCAAAATTACCAAAAGATTAATACTTAGAAGAATAGATGAAGGAAACGGGGAGCCTTCTACTTGCGGTCTATCATATAGAGCAAATAGATCTCTCAATCGATGAATAACTTGATACGCAATCACTAGTTCGATTAAACCATCTCGCATTTGATGTTGACGTTCGTCAGAGCTCGAATGACCGATAATGGCTGCCACAGTCCACAAAGATCCATCTAAAACTTCGGATATAATATCGGAATTTTCGATTAGGGTTTTGCTTCCACCGGTAATGTTTGAAGAGGATGCTGTAATTTTGATGAAGTTTTCAAGGGCGGCTGCTAACATTGGTATCATTGGTGGAAGAAGATTTTCGGCTAGAAAGTAACTTCGGTTTGCGGGTAATGACAAAATTACCCTTAGAAGTCTCAAGAAATATATAGTTACTTGACAGGCTTCGGGTTTGGATGTGTGTGACGCGGGCAGAGCCGATGCAATAAAATCGAGTAGACCGGCTTGGCGAGACGCGTGCAACTCAGGATCCTTTCCgtccaaaaactaattaaaaaaaatatcaaaaaAGTATCAAAATTATatacttgaattttttttttttttaattttatgtcaATAGGGACTTGAACCCCCAACCTCATGGTTGAAAAGAACACCACGATACCACGATACCGCCAGGCCAATGACCCTTTGGTATATACTTGAATATTGTAACATCGACCTCGGGCCAAATGAGTTGAAAGTCATCAGAATTGTAGTTTAATGCATAAACCTCACATCAATTCACTGAATTAAATTATACTCCACCTGAAATGTAATATTTTCAGAGCGATCTAGGTCTACCTAACCCGAACCAAAATTACCATATATTAACGTGAACATGTTACCACTACCCAACCTACCTGTCCAGCCAATCTTGCCACCACTAAATTATCTTAAAATGGATTATTAAAACAATTAGAAAAGATGCAAATGAGCAATGAAATTAACAGAAAAATATATTTGAAAAGGACCAATTTGACATATATAAATCATAATTATACCTCTCTTTTTGAAATATGAGAGAATTAATAGGGGAAATTGATAAAAATGCGGTTTTTGAAGAAGTTATAAAAAATTTATACTTTCCTAAAAAAATTGCATTTTATCATAATTATACCTCATTCGTTCGCTCATATTTTTGGGTGAACGAGGTCACCATGTAATGCTAAGTTGGATTACCAAAGTAACAGTTTTTATCACCGGTTGCCACAGCCCGCGCGAGTGGGAATTGGCTAACAAGGGCGACTTTTGAGCAAATATTACTACAAGTTTCACCAAAGGGTGACAGAAAATGGTCCAACATTAAAAGTTGGTAAGCACATAAATGTATTTACAATTTAAAATTCTAATTCTAATTATTATCAAAATACACATCTTACCTAATAATAGTGAGGGGgaaatattttttattttctgtatGAAAAATGTGGTCAAACTAAATTGAGTGTACTAATAGATTTATTCTATTTTTAAATCAATGAAAGACCTTGCAAAGACGAATTTGTCTCTAGTACAAATATTTATTTAGGAATTTTTCCACTTGACCCTCGCCCCTTGTTCACCCAATTCCCACTCGCCCAAACTCGCCCACGCTGAGGGCGAACGGCATGCACAAGTCGAAAACTTGTTACTCAGTAATCCGGCTTAGTATTACCAGCTGACCTCGCCCAAAAAATGAGCGAACAACTACAAATTTGGGCGATTGAGGGTGGTAAAGATGCAAATTTCAAAattgtatatatttgttattacACTTTATTAAAAAGTGAATTTTTATCAGTTACTCCATATCATTTTCCCGAATTAGTGGTTTAATTCAATCACCACATCGAGAAAATTAATTTTAAACTAACAAAAAGAACAGGGCGAATGAGGGTggtaaagatacaaatttttacccAATTCCCAATCACGCAAACTCAACCATGCCATGGGCGACCGGTGTGCACGAGTCCAAAACTTGTTAATCAGTAATCCAGCTTAGTATTACCAGCTGACCTCGTTTGGCCAAAAAATGAGTGAACTACAAATTTGGGCGAATGAGGGTGGTAAAGATGCAAATGTTTTGTAGACAAGTATATATTTGTTACAACacttttttaaaaagtgtatttttATCAATTACCGTTTTCCCAAATTAACGACTTAAAACAATCACCATAACCATGTATTGTGAAACCTCAAAATATCAGAAAAAAATACACCTAACAAAAAGAATAGATACCTTTATTATATCACTTGTTACTAGCCCAATACTCGTTGCCCCTTCCTTCCTCGCCTGTCTATATCGTTGAATCTCCTGAAGCCACCTCCCAATTTTAGCTCTTGCAGTCCCTACAGCCGCTCTATATCCAATACTCGCACTTTCGGGTCCCACAAAAGGCTCACTTATTTCATACTTTGAAGCCATAAGCCTTTGTCTGATCTTCTTAATTCTCCTTTTCAAAGATTGCTGTAACGCCATATTTCTAACTTGAACCACAGCACCTTCAATATTGCCACCACTTGTTTGTTGATCGTCTTTATTCGAAAATCGTCTTAATAAAGGTGAAGATTGATCCCTAAAATCCATCGAAGCCCGTTCCCTAATTTGTTCCAAATAAAATTTTCTTCTTTGTTCACTTTCTCTTAACCGTTCGGCTAACTTTTGAGCCAAAAGCTCGGCTTCTTCTTGTTGAGCTTTGGCTAAAACCTCGCGTCTTCTCATTTGGTCCATCGCTTTTGCTTCGCGGGCCGCACTCGATGCTTTTCGTTCCTCTTCTCGTCTTAATAAAGCCTCTTCCTTTTTTCTTTGTGTTTCCGCAAGACGTTGCATTTTTTCGGCTTCAACCAACTTTTTCCTTTCCAAAACAGCTTCTTCACGTGCCATATCCTCTTTTTGCTTCGATTTAATATCTTTCAATTTCTCGGCTTTTCTCAATTCCGAATCTTGATACTTTTGTTGCAACATAAGTTTCTTGTTTTCTTCATTTAACGAAGTGATGAAACGGACTTCGTTAACTTTAGTACTTTCATCACCTGCCCGTTTTGCCACTTGGGCTAAATGAGCTTCGTGACGGGTTTCACTACGTTGGTGACGAGCGTGCATTCCTTCTCGTAACCTCGTGCTACGTACGGCTTGCCATTCGTTCACCTGATTAAGTTTTTTCGAGCTTTTTTGAAGCTTTTGTAGTCTTTCATTTTCTAGTTCGTTTCTAATTCTCATGGCCCGTGCATGCTTTTCTTCCGCTTCCTTCTTTAAATCCGTACCCGTCTTTTTCTTCTTGTCGGGTGACATTAACTTATCGTGTAGAATACGGGCCCGTTCTGTGCTTTTTCTACTAATACCAGGCGAATGTGAAAAACGTGAAGAAGAAGAATACGGTGATGCTAATATGTCTTCCCAATTTCGTTTTTGCTTCCATGCATCCATCGACTTAAAAGGCGTTTCTTTAAGACTGTTTCTTCTTTCTTTGTCTCTTTCTGATATCGAAGTTAGTTTTTTGGGTTGATCCATGGGTCTAAGATTATCTTTCTTCAATCCCGACTTCTCGAATTCCTTGTTCTTTCCCGAATCGGGATTCTTCTTTCCCCTACTCGAGTTTTCTTTTAGTGGACCCACGACCCCACTGCTTTTTCTTGAATCCATTGTTCGATCATTTCTAGACGTACGTTTATTTATTATATTACTACTTCTAGACTGATCATAAGTATCAGTTAATCCCATTTTACTCGAGTTATTATTCATGGCTGCTCGTTCTTCTTGAATTTTCTTAAAAGCCTCAAGAGACGAAGACAATATTTCAGCCCTGTGTGGTGATGTTGTCATACGTCGAACCTGCAGACACAATAAATCAAGAATTAAAGCAAGGGTCAAATAGGGGACACATATAGGGAACGTTAGTAACTTTATTAGTTTTTACGCAAAGATAATAGATTACGTTGTTCCTAATATCAAAATGATTATTTAACCGCTAAATGATAATATAATCAGAATCATTATATCCAAACACTAAATACTGATTATCATGGAGTAATTTATTTCTTAATTAGAAAATTAAATCATAACAAGATTAGAAAGCATACAAACCTCCCATGATAGTGCGTGCGGCCTACGCTGCTCCGACTTCAATGTCATCGATGGATTATCGCTTGACTTTTTCACTCTCTCAAACTCCTCGACTCTACAATTTAAATCTTTAAAATCAGAGGCTGCTTCTTCAAGAACAAGGACCGCTTCTTTCATCTGATCTATATCACATTCAAGTTCACATAAAAGATACAATTCATCGACAGCCCGGTTTAGGTTCTCAAACAAAAAGCACCAAAGCCGTTGCCTAAACCGTTCTTTACCCTCACCAGCCTCCATTTGACCTTGACCAATTGCACTCATAATTTGAACCCCTGATAAGTCATTTACAACCGAAGCGGACTCAACTCCTGTTGTTGGCTTTTCATCTGAAGTGTTTTCAGAATCTTGTGAAACACTAGAATCTTGACTCGTGACTACGTTTTCCGAGCCACTCGCTTCGGGATTTTCGGTCTTTAAGTCATTATCGACTTCTTGAGATACATCATTAACCACTTCCTCATTTACAATTTTGACCTTAATGTCTTCTGATGATACCTCCTTTACATCTTCATAATCTTGAGATTTAATGTCTTCTTCAACGGTTTGTGCAATTTCCTTATCGGGTTCTATAGATTTGTCTTCCGTAACCTTGTTTCCGATATCATCGAACTGTATGTCAATACTTGCATCATCATCATCCAAGTTACCAAACTTAATCTTTGGAAAAACATCAAGATTCTCAATTTTAGGAAGCTCGTGATCATGTACACGGCTAACCACGCACTTATCGAGGTAGTTTACATCCTTCTTGTCTTCAATAGAAACATTATTAGTCTCAAATGTATTATTAGAATCGGGTGTACTTGAATCATCATTATTACTTATTGAAACGGGTTCATTATGGCTAATGTTTAATGTCGCATGATTTACTTGGCTTGGCTCATGGATCACGACGCTTGAATTATGTTTCTTCGATAACCCGCCCACCCAACCTTGCAGAGAAAACTTCGAATTGCTTCTATGCTTCTGCAATCgtaaaattataacatgaaatgaAGACGGTGACGTTAAACTTATTTACTTATTAGTAAACGCATTTTGCATACATATATACCATTTCTGCTTTCTACCACATATAACTTAAATCGTAGCTCTTATCTTTTCTAACCTGACTACTATCATTCTCCAAACGAGCCTCGTAAATGAAACGTAAACAATCTAGGGTAATAATAAAGAGGAATAAAGCAAATTATATAGTATTATTGGAGTAACTAATTAGGGCAAATTATATTTACTTAATTAGGTTCATTGTAAACCTTAACATCCTAGGGTTAACAAAAATTGCAGTACATCTCAATAATGCTTATTATATCACACAACATTTGAAGAAATAATGACATATAAAACACAAAGAACTTGAGCCTAGAAGACCAAGGCGCAATTGTAATCCAAAATATCTGATTATTTACCCATCAATATAAATATTTCAGGAAAAAAAaacattaaaattcatatatagttaTGGTTATGATTATGCAAACAAAGTTAACAATGCAGATCAAAACACATATAGCATTTATAACTAATCATAAACAACATATGATCAAATATCAAGACTACACATTTAAATACTAGTAACTCTTAATTTCAGCAAATGTTATAACAAAACATCAGAATTAAAATTTAATTTTGAGTAAATGACCAAAATGCAGTTGTATCCAAAAAgaataactaattattattaataaaaataaaaatcagacACCTTTTTCACTTGCAGCCATCCAGAACCCTGATCATCTCCTGTATCTCCACTATTTTCCTCCATAAATTAAAGCCCTAAAATTTGAGTATCTCGTGATGATTCACTAATTACACACACCCAGCAAAatggaaaaaagaaaaaaaaaataattaattaatttaataaataaccattcattaaaaaaaaaaaaaaaatttaacttgaCCTAAAAATTAAAATACAGTGAAAATACCCACATCAAACTGAACAATACCCAGATTGAAATCGAATGTATCTTCAAATTTACAAATCAACCTCCAAATTAAAACGCAAAAATATCTTTAACTATTTACTAAAAacccaaaagaaaaaaaaaatgggccTATTGAAATTAAGTGGGGACAATACAAAAGATTAAAGCTTTGATGATTAGGTgagtaaagatttttttttttttttttttactttttaattttgAAAGAATCGGAGAAGGGTTTTGGTGTATACAAATTACAAATGGTATGTATAGGTGCAGAGCAAAAGTCGTTTTTAGAAAGAGGCAAATGGGGGTTGAGTACTGGAATTTGTATTGACTAATTTGTCCTTGCCTTTGGTTTGGATGACAGTTGTATTGTTCTAGGGTTTTAAGGGTATTTATTTTTGGTGTGATGTCAAGTGGAATGTCACTATTTTGCATTATGAATTAtgcctattattattaaaattaaaaaataaaataaagtaattCGTATCAACAAGGGATGAGATCAGTTCCGGAACCGGTTAGTATCGGTACTGAAATTAGGTAAAATGGAGAACCGAAATCGTACCAAAATTTATATACGGTATCGGTTTTGGTACCGTTACGGAACCGATATTTTACGTTTTTTTACCAACTTGGTATCGCAATTTTTTGACAATGGTGTAGATATTACGAGTGACGTGGTATGATTCATTTGCATGTTTGATATTTACATGTTtggtaaaaatgatgaaaatgtaaCACTTAATGTACATATTTTAATTGCATTAGTGTGATTCTTTTGAAAGTTTGATGACGATCATGAATCTGAAAGTTTATTATTTACGCGTTCGTTACCAAACAATGTAGATTTATTCGATGGGGTTCGATGATCTATTTGCATCATTGATTCATGCATATTAGATTACatggagtgtgtgtgtgtgtgtgtgtgtatatatatatatatatatatatatatatatatatatatatatatatatatatatatatgtatgtatgtatgtgtgtgtgtgtgtgtgttgtaaaGTTTGAAAACATTGAATATTTGGTTTGTTCCTGTAAAAAGACTTCGAAATATGGAGGCTGACATGACATAGTGTGTATAGCAAAAATGCAAatcaagattaaaaaaaaaaaaaaaaaaaaaactagaaaagAATGGCAATACTTACAAACATCACTATATGTAGCTACATTACCATAGTTCTTATCATAGTAAATGCATACATTGTTTGTTTATAAAAAAAAGTTCAGCAAAAATTCATGTAAACATATATAAGAGTTTTCTACGTGGGATAAAGACACTTGTATTGTTTATAATTATAGTTGGAATAAAAGTCAAAGCTTAATTGGTAACTAGATCTTTACAGAGTATATGACTAATATGATATGGGCCTATTATAAAGAATAGAATCTGAAATGTTAAATTTCAGTACCAAATActgatttttcaaaaaaaaaatactggAACCGTACCGTACTGAAACCGAAAACGTTCGATTCCTAAAACCGAAACCGATACCGATACCGAATACATTTCAGTTCGATTTTCGGTACCGGTTCGGTTTCGGTATTTTGGTTTATTTGCTTATGCCTAGTACCAACCTACTATTTATGAGTGATAAATGATATGCGCACCAGATAAAATAATTTCACTTTATATTTTAAACATTACTTAGTTTAAAATTGTAATATACATATCGATAACTAGTACAAAGCGTTTAAAATGAAAAGTAAgaacaataaaaaataaaaaaaactcatGTCATCAGTCAAAAATTGAAAGTCAAAGTACAACACAATAACATTTAACACAAAATAACCCAGGATAAATCGCAACGTTTAACACAAAACGACACATGATAAATTGAAACGCGATAACTTTTTAGGACTTGTAATACTTTTTAGGACTTGTAATATTTGGGAATCGATGATCATGTTTGTAAATGTTGCCTCATATTTACGATATGTTTTTCTTCGAACGGAAGAAATTATAATAGAATAAAATAGCGAGACGCTAAAAGTTTACAAACAAGATAAAGGGCGTTGCAACCATAAGCTCCAACTAATTCTATATTTATTATACGTAGAAAATAACCAATCAAACGCTACCGTCTTTATAGAATCAAGGATATGACACTTCTTAAAACTTGAGATATTGAAGATGGTGTCGTTTCTAAATCTCCATAACGTTCAGAGAGTGGCTAGGATGATTATTTCCTTGATGAGCTGCATCGAACTTGATCCTTGAAGAGCATGAATCCACAAACGGATATATCATCGGTGAGAAGCCAAACAGGGGCTGAAATATTTAACCAGACAAAGATGTTATTCCATACTTGCGTTTCAACATTGCAATGAATAAAAACATAGAGACTGATCTTCAACTGCCAGCAAACACGAGGAGCATAAAGTACTCGGGATATCTATATCTCGATTCAGGAGATTGGACTTAGTTGAAAGCCTGTTAAGAAATATAAGCGCCAAGCAAAAATATTGATCTTAATCGGGACTTTTGCACACCATCTAGTTTGATGAGGCCCTTCAGGAAGCAGTTTGCCACTGATTAGTGATCGAGCACTTGCAACAGTGAAAACCAAATGGGTGCTTCCTCCATTCCAAGCCCAAACATCAGATGTGTCTCACAAATAAAAGTTAGATAGCAAGGCAACAAGTTCATTGAGCTGATTGAGTTCACTTGAAGACCTAAGTGGTCTTCCAGCTGCCAACGAAAGCTCCGTTAACAAATCGGGACTGAATCAAACAATCCCTGTCCACATCCAAAAGAGCTAAACGAGGGAATCTCGActgaattgaaatgtcccgttcttatttattaaaaacgttccatattaattgatttcgttgcgaggttttgacctctatatgagacgtttttcaaagactgcattcattttaaaacaaaccataacctttatttcatcaataaaggttttaaaaaactttacatagattatcaaataatgataatctaaaatatcctgtttacacacgaccattacataatggtttacaatacaaatatgttacaacaaaataagtttcttgaatgcagtttttacacaatatcatacaagcatggactccaaatctcgtccttatttaagtatgcaacagcggaagctcttaataatcacctgagaataaacatgcttaaaacgtcaacaaaaatgttggtgagttataggtttaacctatatatatcaaatcataataatagaccacaagatttcatatttcaatacacatcccatacatagagataaaaatcatttatatggtgaacacctggtaaccgacattaacaagatgcatatatataagaatatccccatcattccgggacacccttcggatatgatataaatttcgaagtactaaagcatccggtactttggatggggtttgttaggcccaatagatctatctttaggattcgcgtcaattagggtgtctgttccctaattcttagattaccagacttaataaaaaggggca is from Rutidosis leptorrhynchoides isolate AG116_Rl617_1_P2 chromosome 10, CSIRO_AGI_Rlap_v1, whole genome shotgun sequence and encodes:
- the LOC139871652 gene encoding uncharacterized protein, which translates into the protein MEENSGDTGDDQGSGWLQVKKKHRSNSKFSLQGWVGGLSKKHNSSVVIHEPSQVNHATLNISHNEPVSISNNDDSSTPDSNNTFETNNVSIEDKKDVNYLDKCVVSRVHDHELPKIENLDVFPKIKFGNLDDDDASIDIQFDDIGNKVTEDKSIEPDKEIAQTVEEDIKSQDYEDVKEVSSEDIKVKIVNEEVVNDVSQEVDNDLKTENPEASGSENVVTSQDSSVSQDSENTSDEKPTTGVESASVVNDLSGVQIMSAIGQGQMEAGEGKERFRQRLWCFLFENLNRAVDELYLLCELECDIDQMKEAVLVLEEAASDFKDLNCRVEEFERVKKSSDNPSMTLKSEQRRPHALSWEVRRMTTSPHRAEILSSSLEAFKKIQEERAAMNNNSSKMGLTDTYDQSRSSNIINKRTSRNDRTMDSRKSSGVVGPLKENSSRGKKNPDSGKNKEFEKSGLKKDNLRPMDQPKKLTSISERDKERRNSLKETPFKSMDAWKQKRNWEDILASPYSSSSRFSHSPGISRKSTERARILHDKLMSPDKKKKTGTDLKKEAEEKHARAMRIRNELENERLQKLQKSSKKLNQVNEWQAVRSTRLREGMHARHQRSETRHEAHLAQVAKRAGDESTKVNEVRFITSLNEENKKLMLQQKYQDSELRKAEKLKDIKSKQKEDMAREEAVLERKKLVEAEKMQRLAETQRKKEEALLRREEERKASSAAREAKAMDQMRRREVLAKAQQEEAELLAQKLAERLRESEQRRKFYLEQIRERASMDFRDQSSPLLRRFSNKDDQQTSGGNIEGAVVQVRNMALQQSLKRRIKKIRQRLMASKYEISEPFVGPESASIGYRAAVGTARAKIGRWLQEIQRYRQARKEGATSIGLVTSDIIKFLDGKDPELHASRQAGLLDFIASALPASHTSKPEACQVTIYFLRLLRVILSLPANRSYFLAENLLPPMIPMLAAALENFIKITASSSNITGGSKTLIENSDIISEVLDGSLWTVAAIIGHSSSDERQHQMRDGLIELVIAYQVIHRLRDLFALYDRPQVEGSPFPSSILLSINLLVILTSRHRAKSSIDWESYPLEPLPMSESSMGDVELRYLFDSVGNSEASCKWLQDVPEDQPLDDVCKKDEKDSVKEQKDGNKTRHTQPVAYLLSAISETGLVCIPSLLTAVLLQANNRLSSEQGSYVLPSNFEEVATGVLKVLNNLALIDVNFIQMMLARPDLKMEFFHLMSYLLSHCTTKWGSATDQTGLLLLESLLLLGYFAMFHPENQAVLRWGKSPTILHKVCDLPFVFFSDPDLMPVLAGTLVAACFGSEQNKAVVQQELSIEMLVSLLKSCKNVSLTSSSPVEEPAESTQSGPESKKLHGDSSLQRSNRRISRVQSARNGNNNRNVKIRNQKEGSKTTIRVCESNSESCSNLMLYSRFPPSFIDRAESFFSTETPIYM